One Synechococcus sp. MU1617 genomic region harbors:
- the rlmN gene encoding 23S rRNA (adenine(2503)-C(2))-methyltransferase RlmN: MTQALLGRSAAELQDWAVAQGQKPFRGRQLHDWIYAKGARSLADITVFPKTWRAALLEGGIDVGRLKEVHRSVATDATTKLLLSTEDGETIETVGIPTDQRLTVCVSSQVGCPMACRFCATGKGGLQRSLQTHEIVDQVLSVREAMDRRPSHIVFMGMGEPLLNSSAVLEAIRCLNDDLGIGQRRITVSTVGVPKTLPQLAELAMQRLGRAQFTLAVSLHAPNQRLREELIPTAHAYPYDALLEDCRHYLDVTGRRVSFEYILLGELNDQPEHAAELADRVGGFQSHVNLIAYNPIEEEEFKRPTPQRIEAFRRVLERRGVAVSLRASRGLDQNAACGQLRRQQMAPNSSGI, translated from the coding sequence GTGACCCAGGCTCTGCTGGGTCGCAGCGCGGCTGAGCTGCAGGACTGGGCCGTTGCTCAGGGGCAAAAGCCGTTCCGTGGCCGTCAGCTCCATGACTGGATTTATGCCAAAGGGGCTCGATCCCTGGCCGACATCACGGTCTTCCCCAAGACCTGGCGTGCCGCCTTGTTGGAGGGTGGCATCGATGTGGGCCGACTGAAGGAAGTGCATCGTTCGGTGGCCACGGATGCCACCACCAAATTGCTGCTCTCCACAGAGGACGGCGAAACCATTGAAACCGTCGGTATTCCCACCGACCAACGGCTCACCGTCTGTGTGTCCAGCCAGGTGGGTTGTCCCATGGCCTGCCGCTTCTGCGCCACCGGCAAAGGCGGCCTGCAACGCTCACTCCAGACCCACGAAATCGTGGATCAGGTGCTGAGTGTGCGTGAGGCGATGGACCGTCGTCCCTCCCACATCGTGTTCATGGGCATGGGCGAGCCCCTGCTCAACAGCAGCGCTGTTCTGGAGGCGATCCGCTGCCTCAATGATGACCTCGGTATCGGCCAACGGCGCATCACCGTCAGCACGGTGGGTGTTCCGAAAACCCTGCCGCAACTGGCAGAACTGGCCATGCAGCGGTTGGGACGCGCCCAGTTCACCCTGGCGGTGAGTCTCCATGCCCCCAACCAGCGGCTGCGCGAGGAGCTGATTCCCACAGCCCATGCCTACCCCTATGACGCCCTGCTTGAGGATTGCCGTCACTATCTGGACGTGACCGGTCGGCGGGTGAGTTTTGAGTACATCCTTCTTGGTGAACTCAACGATCAGCCAGAGCACGCCGCAGAGCTGGCGGATCGCGTTGGCGGTTTCCAGAGTCACGTGAACCTGATCGCCTACAACCCGATTGAGGAGGAGGAGTTCAAGCGACCGACGCCGCAGCGGATTGAGGCGTTTCGTCGTGTTCTGGAGCGACGCGGTGTCGCCGTGAGTCTGAGGGCCAGCCGGGGGCTGGATCAAAATGCGGCTTGTGGTCAGCTCCGGCGTCAGCAGATGGCTCCGAATTCGTCGGGGATCTGA
- a CDS encoding DUF1257 domain-containing protein produces MSHFSTVKTELRQLEPLVKALEDMGYAPDQAERPVRGYRGQTVTADLAIPVQDGGDIGFRWNSASESYELVTDLDLWKQQIPVERFLSKLTQRYALNTVLAATAKEGFQVAEQTQTEDGSIELVVTRWDA; encoded by the coding sequence ATGTCGCATTTCAGCACCGTCAAAACCGAACTGCGTCAGCTGGAGCCTCTGGTGAAAGCTTTGGAAGACATGGGTTATGCCCCTGATCAGGCCGAACGCCCTGTGCGTGGCTACCGCGGCCAGACCGTTACGGCTGATCTGGCTATTCCAGTGCAGGACGGTGGTGATATCGGCTTCCGCTGGAACAGCGCATCGGAGTCCTACGAGCTGGTCACAGACCTCGATCTGTGGAAACAGCAGATTCCTGTGGAACGTTTCCTCTCCAAGCTCACCCAGCGCTATGCCTTGAACACGGTTCTTGCTGCCACCGCCAAGGAAGGTTTTCAGGTTGCCGAGCAGACCCAAACCGAGGATGGTTCGATTGAACTCGTGGTGACCCGCTGGGACGCCTGA
- a CDS encoding ferredoxin, with amino-acid sequence MADSSSHAFSAPARPLEQATGREPLLGGDMRDQAVWVDEGVCIGCRYCAHVAANTFVVEPHLGRSRAIRQDGDSTECIQEAIDTCPVDCIHWVPFESLETLRQNLIRQNLQPRPQG; translated from the coding sequence CTGGCTGATTCTTCGTCTCACGCTTTTTCTGCCCCAGCCCGGCCGCTGGAGCAAGCCACCGGTAGGGAGCCACTCCTTGGTGGTGACATGCGAGATCAGGCTGTCTGGGTCGATGAAGGCGTCTGCATCGGCTGCCGTTATTGCGCTCATGTAGCTGCCAACACTTTTGTTGTTGAGCCCCATTTGGGACGTTCCAGGGCAATCCGACAGGACGGCGACTCCACCGAATGCATCCAGGAGGCCATCGATACCTGCCCAGTGGATTGCATCCACTGGGTTCCTTTTGAATCGTTGGAAACGCTGCGGCAAAACCTGATTCGCCAGAATCTGCAACCCCGTCCCCAGGGTTAA
- a CDS encoding DUF2997 domain-containing protein, whose product MPQKTLRFTIRPDGRVEERVEGVAGEACQQLTEEVEAALGTVERKESTSEAFLQPEVQSQSLPAHLN is encoded by the coding sequence ATGCCCCAAAAGACCCTTCGTTTCACCATTCGGCCTGATGGTCGTGTGGAAGAGCGGGTCGAGGGTGTTGCAGGCGAGGCGTGCCAGCAGCTCACTGAAGAAGTGGAAGCTGCTCTTGGAACGGTTGAACGTAAGGAGTCCACATCCGAAGCGTTTCTGCAGCCAGAGGTCCAGTCCCAGTCTCTTCCAGCTCATTTGAACTGA
- a CDS encoding DNA-directed RNA polymerase subunit beta', translating into MTSSSKSRKSKSSKASKAAKEAPVSASRPLSKTPPPFRNQIIDKRALKQLVAWSYKNHGTAVTSSMADNLKDLGFKYATQAAVSISVDDLKVPEAKKDLLGQAEEQITATEERYRLGEITEVERHTKVIDTWTETNERLVDAVKKNFDENAPLNSVWMMANSGARGNMSQVRQLVGMRGLMANPQGEIIDLPIRTNFREGLTVTEYVISSYGARKGLVDTALRTADSGYLTRRLVDVAQDVIVREDDCGTTRHIVVDAEDGKFGSRLVGRLTAAQVVNADGEVLAERDTEIDPPLSKAFEAAGVKAVSVRSPLTCEANRSVCRKCYGWALAHNELVDLGEAVGIIAAQSIGEPGTQLTMRTFHTGGVSTAETGVVRSKVAGTVEFGSKARVRPYRTPHGVNAQQAEVDFNLTIKPSGKGKAQKIEITNGSLLFVDNGAEIDADVTVAQIAAGSVKKSVEKATKDVICDLAGQVRYEEAIQPREVTDRQGNITLKAQRLGRMWVLSGDVYNLPPNAQPVVSGETQVTEGQVLAEASQRSEYGGEVRLRDSIGDSREVQIVTTAMTLKDFKLLEESTHSGEIWNLEAKDGTRYRLNTIPGSKIGSGEVIAELADDRFRTGTGGLVKFAPGLAIKKARSAKNGYEVNKGGTLLWIPQETHEINKDISLLMITDGQWIEAGTEVVKDIFSQTAGIVTVTQKNDILREIIVRSGEFHLCSDAKALERFEGDGQMVNPGEDVAKGLSVDTMKYVQTVETPEGKGLLLRPVEEYTIPNEAQLPELSHVKQANGPHLGIKATQRLAFKDNELIKSVEGVELLKTQLLLETFDTTPQMTVDVEKAPDKRAKTISRLRLVILESILVRRDTMSDSSHGSTHTELQIEDGVSVKAGDVVATTQILCKQAGLAQLPEATEADPVRRMIVERPEDTTTLSTSGKPVVSVGQRIVDGDVLADGETASCCGEIEAVGGNSVTLRLGRPYMVSPDSVLHVRDGDLVQRGDGLALLVFERQKTGDIVQGLPRIEELLEARRPRESAILCKKPGTVEIKQGEDDDSLAVNVIESDDAIGEYPILLGRNIMVSDGQQVTAGELLTDGPINPHELLECYFEDLRSRKPLMDAAQEAIANLQHRLVTEVQNVYKSQGVSIDDKHIEVIVRQMTSKVRVEDAGDTTLLPGELIELRQVEDTNQAMAITGGAPAEFTPVLLGITKASLNTDSFISAASFQETTRVLTEAAIEGKSDWLRGLKENVIIGRLIPAGTGFSGFEEELQKEAGPHPDILSEDPAGYRRMQNLRPDYTVDMPPAASASAVLDDPSDADLEATRTRHNIDPSASNFAAFTRPDADNELKEEQVVDAEAVEGLQEEGLLSDE; encoded by the coding sequence ATGACCTCGTCCTCGAAATCCCGAAAGTCCAAATCCAGCAAAGCTTCCAAGGCCGCCAAGGAAGCTCCTGTGAGCGCATCCCGCCCCCTCTCCAAGACCCCGCCACCGTTCCGCAATCAGATCATTGACAAGCGGGCCCTCAAACAGCTTGTTGCTTGGTCTTACAAAAACCACGGCACGGCGGTGACGTCGTCCATGGCCGACAACCTCAAGGATCTCGGCTTCAAGTACGCCACCCAGGCGGCTGTGTCGATCTCCGTCGACGACCTCAAGGTGCCCGAGGCGAAGAAGGATCTGCTGGGCCAGGCCGAGGAACAGATCACGGCGACCGAAGAGCGTTATCGCTTGGGTGAAATCACCGAGGTGGAGCGTCACACCAAGGTGATCGACACCTGGACCGAGACAAATGAGCGTCTGGTGGATGCCGTCAAAAAGAATTTTGACGAGAACGCACCGCTGAACTCGGTGTGGATGATGGCCAACTCCGGTGCCCGGGGAAACATGTCCCAAGTGCGTCAGCTGGTGGGCATGCGCGGCCTGATGGCCAACCCACAGGGCGAAATCATTGACCTTCCGATCCGCACCAACTTCCGTGAGGGTCTGACGGTCACTGAGTACGTCATCTCCTCCTACGGCGCCCGGAAGGGTCTGGTGGATACGGCGCTACGCACCGCTGACTCGGGCTACCTCACCCGTCGTTTGGTGGACGTTGCCCAGGATGTGATCGTCCGTGAGGACGACTGCGGCACAACTCGCCACATCGTGGTGGACGCCGAGGACGGCAAATTCGGCAGCCGGCTTGTGGGTCGCCTGACTGCCGCCCAGGTGGTGAATGCCGATGGTGAGGTGCTGGCCGAGCGCGACACCGAAATCGATCCGCCGCTGTCCAAGGCCTTTGAGGCCGCTGGCGTAAAGGCCGTGAGTGTGCGTTCGCCGCTCACCTGCGAAGCCAACCGTTCCGTTTGTCGTAAGTGCTACGGCTGGGCACTGGCCCACAACGAACTGGTCGATCTGGGTGAAGCCGTCGGCATCATCGCGGCCCAGTCGATCGGTGAGCCTGGAACCCAGCTCACGATGCGGACCTTCCACACCGGTGGTGTGTCCACCGCTGAAACTGGTGTGGTCCGCTCCAAAGTGGCGGGCACCGTCGAGTTCGGCAGCAAGGCGCGGGTGCGTCCCTACCGCACCCCCCATGGTGTGAATGCTCAACAGGCTGAGGTTGATTTCAACCTCACGATCAAGCCGTCCGGCAAGGGCAAGGCTCAGAAGATCGAGATCACCAACGGCTCTCTGCTGTTCGTCGACAACGGTGCTGAGATCGATGCCGACGTCACGGTGGCCCAGATCGCTGCTGGTTCGGTCAAGAAGAGTGTGGAGAAGGCCACTAAGGACGTGATCTGCGACCTTGCCGGTCAGGTGCGTTACGAGGAGGCGATCCAGCCCCGTGAGGTCACCGACCGCCAGGGCAACATCACCCTGAAGGCCCAGCGCCTCGGCCGGATGTGGGTGCTGTCGGGTGATGTGTACAACCTGCCGCCCAACGCCCAGCCTGTGGTCAGCGGTGAAACTCAGGTCACTGAGGGTCAGGTGCTGGCCGAAGCCAGCCAGCGCAGTGAGTACGGCGGTGAAGTCCGCCTGCGCGACTCCATCGGTGATTCCCGCGAGGTGCAGATCGTCACCACGGCGATGACCCTCAAGGACTTCAAACTGCTGGAGGAGTCCACCCACTCCGGTGAGATCTGGAATCTCGAGGCGAAGGACGGCACCCGTTACCGCCTCAACACCATCCCCGGCAGCAAGATCGGTTCAGGTGAAGTCATCGCTGAACTGGCGGATGACCGCTTCCGCACTGGTACAGGTGGTCTGGTGAAGTTCGCCCCTGGTTTGGCAATCAAGAAGGCCCGTTCCGCCAAGAACGGCTACGAGGTCAACAAGGGCGGCACCCTGCTGTGGATCCCCCAGGAGACCCACGAAATCAACAAGGACATCTCCCTGTTGATGATCACCGATGGTCAGTGGATCGAGGCTGGAACCGAGGTTGTTAAAGACATCTTCAGCCAGACAGCGGGCATCGTCACCGTCACCCAGAAGAACGACATCCTGCGCGAAATCATCGTCCGCAGTGGTGAGTTCCACCTCTGCAGCGATGCCAAGGCGTTGGAGCGCTTCGAGGGTGATGGCCAGATGGTCAATCCCGGCGAGGACGTCGCCAAGGGATTGTCCGTCGACACGATGAAGTATGTGCAGACGGTGGAGACCCCCGAAGGCAAGGGTCTGCTGCTGCGTCCCGTTGAGGAGTACACCATTCCCAACGAGGCCCAGCTGCCTGAGCTGTCCCATGTGAAGCAGGCCAATGGCCCTCACCTCGGCATCAAGGCCACTCAGCGTCTGGCGTTCAAGGACAACGAACTGATCAAGTCCGTTGAAGGTGTGGAGCTGCTCAAGACCCAGCTGCTGCTCGAGACCTTCGACACCACTCCGCAGATGACGGTGGATGTGGAAAAGGCCCCCGACAAGCGGGCCAAGACCATTTCCCGTCTGCGCCTCGTGATCCTTGAGTCGATCCTGGTGCGTCGCGACACCATGTCCGACTCCAGCCATGGTTCAACCCACACCGAGCTGCAGATCGAAGACGGCGTGTCAGTGAAGGCTGGTGATGTCGTTGCTACCACGCAGATCCTCTGCAAGCAGGCAGGTCTGGCGCAGTTGCCGGAAGCCACCGAAGCCGACCCTGTGCGTCGGATGATCGTGGAGCGCCCCGAAGACACCACCACCCTGAGCACCTCCGGCAAGCCGGTGGTGAGCGTCGGTCAGCGGATTGTCGATGGCGATGTCCTTGCCGACGGCGAGACTGCAAGCTGCTGTGGTGAGATCGAGGCTGTGGGAGGCAACAGCGTCACCCTGCGCCTGGGACGTCCCTACATGGTGTCTCCCGATTCCGTTCTGCACGTGCGCGATGGAGATCTGGTGCAGCGGGGTGACGGTCTGGCCCTGCTGGTGTTCGAACGCCAAAAGACCGGTGACATCGTTCAGGGTCTGCCACGAATTGAGGAATTGCTGGAGGCCCGTCGCCCCCGTGAATCCGCGATTCTCTGCAAGAAGCCCGGCACCGTCGAGATCAAGCAGGGTGAAGACGACGACTCCCTCGCCGTCAACGTGATCGAATCCGATGACGCCATCGGCGAATACCCGATCCTGCTCGGCCGCAACATCATGGTGAGCGATGGCCAGCAGGTCACTGCCGGTGAGTTGCTGACCGATGGCCCGATCAACCCTCACGAGTTGCTCGAGTGCTATTTCGAGGATCTGCGCAGCCGCAAGCCTCTGATGGATGCCGCTCAGGAGGCGATTGCCAACCTGCAGCACCGTCTGGTGACTGAGGTTCAGAACGTCTACAAGTCCCAGGGCGTCTCGATTGACGACAAGCACATCGAAGTGATCGTCCGTCAGATGACCAGCAAGGTGCGAGTCGAGGATGCCGGTGACACCACCCTGTTGCCCGGTGAGCTGATCGAACTCCGTCAGGTGGAAGACACCAACCAGGCCATGGCGATCACCGGTGGCGCTCCCGCCGAGTTCACCCCGGTTCTGCTGGGTATCACCAAGGCGTCGCTCAACACCGACAGCTTCATCTCCGCCGCCTCCTTCCAGGAGACGACCCGTGTGCTCACCGAAGCTGCCATCGAGGGCAAGAGCGACTGGCTGCGCGGTCTCAAGGAGAACGTGATCATCGGTCGCCTGATTCCTGCAGGTACCGGCTTCAGTGGCTTCGAAGAGGAGCTGCAGAAGGAGGCTGGCCCCCACCCCGACATCCTGTCTGAGGATCCGGCCGGCTACCGCCGCATGCAGAACCTGCGTCCCGACTACACCGTCGACATGCCCCCTGCGGCCAGCGCCAGTGCGGTGCTGGATGACCCCAGTGACGCCGACCTTGAGGCCACCCGCACCCGCCACAACATCGATCCCTCGGCGAGTAATTTCGCCGCGTTCACCCGTCCGGACGCCGACAATGAGCTGAAGGAAGAGCAGGTGGTCGATGCTGAAGCCGTCGAGGGCCTTCAGGAAGAGGGCCTGCTCTCTGACGAATGA
- a CDS encoding sodium:solute symporter family protein, producing MTAIDWLLLAAYLVLTLVLGLWLARRNSGEADYFVAGRRLNGWLAGASMAATTFSIDTPLYVAGLVGARGLAGNWEWWSFGLAHVAMAVVFAPLWRRSGVLTDAAFTELRYGGGAAAWLRGIKAFLLAVPVNCIGIGYAFLALRKVVEALGLVSGQPAALGLTDTVWLLMVVALLVMSYTVAGGLWAVVVTDLVQLVLALAGAVAVAAAALHAAGGMTALLEQLQALQRPELLSLVPWTWDDSGFRWLQGSGISIPMFTAYIAVQWWSFRRSDGGGEFIQRMLATRDEQQARLAGWVFLVVNYLLRSWLWIVVALAALVLLPAGADLELGYPALAVQLLPPVALGLVVISLVAAFMSTVSTSVNWGASYLTHDLYQRFVRPSAGSREVLLVGQLTTVLLLVLGVITALISDSIGTVFRLVIAIGSGPGVVLVLRWFWWRVNAAAELSAMLCGFFVGVFTSVVPLVRIEDYGVRIAAITGLSAVVWLAVMLSTPPESDAVLERFVRTVRPPGPGWSRLRKRFGVMPMESLPAMLRRFVLACGVLFGGLLGTGGFLLHQQWTGWIGLSVLILSIWQLRRRVDAVPS from the coding sequence ATGACAGCAATTGATTGGCTGCTTCTCGCTGCTTACCTCGTTCTCACCCTGGTGTTGGGGTTGTGGCTGGCCCGCCGCAACAGCGGCGAGGCGGATTATTTCGTGGCTGGCCGTCGTCTGAACGGTTGGTTGGCCGGCGCCTCGATGGCGGCGACCACCTTCTCCATTGACACGCCGCTCTACGTCGCCGGCTTGGTGGGTGCCCGCGGCCTGGCGGGCAACTGGGAGTGGTGGAGTTTTGGTTTGGCCCATGTGGCCATGGCCGTTGTCTTCGCACCCCTCTGGCGCCGCAGCGGTGTGCTCACCGACGCCGCCTTTACCGAGCTGCGCTACGGCGGAGGGGCCGCGGCTTGGTTGCGCGGTATCAAGGCTTTCCTGTTGGCCGTGCCGGTGAACTGCATTGGCATCGGGTATGCCTTCCTCGCCCTACGCAAGGTGGTGGAAGCCCTCGGCCTGGTGTCGGGTCAACCCGCTGCCCTGGGACTGACGGACACGGTCTGGTTGTTGATGGTCGTGGCCCTGCTCGTGATGAGTTACACCGTGGCCGGTGGGCTCTGGGCTGTCGTGGTCACCGATCTGGTCCAGCTCGTGCTGGCGTTGGCGGGTGCCGTGGCCGTGGCCGCGGCTGCCCTCCATGCCGCAGGAGGGATGACGGCGCTGTTGGAGCAACTGCAGGCGCTGCAGCGGCCAGAGCTGCTGTCTCTGGTGCCCTGGACCTGGGATGACTCGGGCTTCCGCTGGTTGCAGGGCAGTGGCATCAGCATCCCGATGTTCACGGCCTACATCGCTGTGCAGTGGTGGAGTTTCCGTCGCAGCGATGGTGGCGGCGAGTTCATCCAGCGGATGCTGGCCACCCGTGATGAGCAGCAGGCCCGGCTGGCGGGTTGGGTCTTTCTGGTGGTGAATTACCTCCTGCGCAGCTGGCTCTGGATCGTGGTCGCGTTGGCGGCCCTGGTGCTGTTGCCAGCCGGCGCTGATCTGGAGCTGGGCTATCCCGCCCTGGCCGTGCAACTTCTGCCCCCCGTGGCGCTCGGCCTGGTGGTGATCTCCCTGGTGGCGGCGTTCATGAGCACCGTGAGCACCTCGGTGAACTGGGGAGCCAGCTACCTCACTCACGACCTCTATCAGCGCTTTGTTCGCCCCTCCGCCGGTTCCCGCGAGGTGTTACTGGTGGGACAACTCACCACGGTTCTGCTGCTTGTTCTTGGGGTGATCACTGCTTTGATCAGCGACAGCATCGGCACGGTGTTTCGGCTGGTGATCGCCATCGGGTCCGGCCCAGGTGTGGTTCTGGTGCTGCGCTGGTTCTGGTGGCGCGTTAACGCCGCGGCGGAGCTATCGGCGATGCTCTGCGGGTTTTTCGTTGGGGTGTTCACCTCGGTGGTGCCCCTGGTTCGGATCGAGGATTACGGGGTTCGTATTGCGGCGATCACCGGCCTCTCCGCTGTGGTCTGGTTGGCGGTGATGCTGAGCACACCTCCGGAATCCGACGCTGTCTTGGAGCGGTTTGTGCGGACGGTGCGTCCTCCGGGCCCCGGTTGGTCACGCCTGCGCAAGCGCTTCGGTGTCATGCCGATGGAGTCGTTGCCCGCCATGCTGCGGCGCTTTGTGCTGGCCTGCGGTGTGCTGTTCGGCGGTCTGCTCGGCACGGGAGGATTCCTTTTGCATCAGCAGTGGACTGGCTGGATCGGTCTGTCGGTGCTGATCCTCTCGATCTGGCAGCTGAGGCGGCGTGTCGATGCCGTGCCGTCTTGA
- a CDS encoding HEAT repeat domain-containing protein, which yields MTDDRSQQKDQGLSNLSVDPDLLARELAAEDDIDPLDAIQLDDAEQDSSLQIARSCDQGLVWLRGNHGERLQGLQVFCEHRDPRAIALLLPLLQNFCPVERMSAVYALGRNPSPPAVEPLLQLLQLDANAYVRKAAAWSLGNFPDAPVLNPLIRALQTDVAAVRLWCPGSLAEAGSRSPVKADPAAGQLLVSLRIDSEAVVRSNCIWALGRLMDQLVQPRQAEIVEALVSALLHDGEISVRDEARTALEQLEDPLVLERIQALINDGFIL from the coding sequence ATGACTGACGATCGCAGCCAACAGAAGGACCAGGGGCTTTCCAACCTTTCCGTGGATCCTGATCTGCTGGCGCGTGAGCTGGCGGCTGAAGACGATATTGACCCGCTTGATGCGATCCAGCTCGACGACGCCGAGCAGGATTCCTCTTTGCAAATTGCCCGGTCCTGTGACCAGGGTCTGGTCTGGTTGCGTGGCAACCATGGAGAACGGCTCCAAGGCCTGCAGGTTTTCTGTGAACACCGTGATCCCCGCGCGATCGCCCTGCTGCTCCCCTTGCTCCAGAACTTCTGCCCGGTGGAGCGGATGAGTGCCGTCTACGCCTTGGGCCGCAACCCATCTCCTCCGGCTGTTGAGCCGCTGTTGCAGCTGCTGCAGCTCGATGCCAACGCCTACGTCCGTAAGGCTGCGGCCTGGAGCCTGGGCAATTTCCCCGATGCTCCGGTGCTGAATCCGCTGATCCGGGCACTGCAGACGGATGTCGCAGCGGTGCGCCTGTGGTGTCCAGGCTCACTGGCGGAGGCCGGCAGTCGTTCACCGGTGAAGGCCGACCCCGCGGCGGGTCAATTGCTGGTGAGCCTGCGCATCGACAGTGAAGCGGTGGTGCGCAGCAACTGCATCTGGGCTTTGGGCCGTTTGATGGATCAGCTGGTGCAGCCGCGACAAGCTGAGATCGTTGAGGCTCTGGTGAGCGCCCTCCTCCATGACGGTGAGATCTCTGTGCGCGATGAGGCCAGAACCGCCCTCGAACAGCTGGAGGATCCATTGGTGCTGGAACGCATCCAGGCTTTGATCAACGACGGTTTCATCCTGTAA
- a CDS encoding aldo/keto reductase: protein MALPTRRFGRTELEIPLLSLGGMRFQQSWTDLPAEEITSASQTQLEATLRRAVDLGFHHVETARHYGSSERQLGWALPRTPDPSRLLQSKVPPRPDPDAFEAELELSFERLGCDRLDLLAIHGINLQEHLEQTLRPGGCMEVVRRWQAEGRIGHVGFSTHGPTALIAEACDSGAFDYVNLHWYYIRQDNNPALDAARRQDMGVFIISPTDKGGHLHTPSQRLLELCAPLHPIVFNDLFCLQDPRVHTISVGAARPEDLELHLEALHLLPDAASLIAPVDQRLRQAADEALGRDWMATWSVGLPPWYATPGGINLPVLLWLYNLLEAWDLESYAKARYGLLGSGGHWFAGANADGFDGEVSAEDLRRVLQESPWRQRIPEILRSLKHRLKGESQMRLSSV from the coding sequence ATGGCGCTTCCCACCCGCCGATTCGGCCGCACGGAGCTTGAGATCCCTCTCTTGTCTCTTGGGGGAATGCGCTTTCAGCAGAGCTGGACAGACCTCCCTGCTGAAGAGATCACGTCTGCGTCGCAGACCCAGCTCGAGGCGACCCTGAGGCGCGCAGTGGATCTGGGTTTTCATCATGTGGAAACGGCTCGGCACTACGGCAGCTCCGAGCGTCAGCTGGGTTGGGCCCTGCCGCGCACACCCGACCCCTCCCGTCTGCTGCAGAGCAAGGTGCCTCCCCGGCCCGATCCCGATGCCTTCGAAGCGGAACTGGAGCTCAGCTTTGAGCGGCTGGGATGTGATCGCCTGGATTTATTGGCCATCCATGGCATCAACCTGCAGGAGCATCTCGAGCAGACCCTTCGGCCTGGGGGATGCATGGAGGTGGTGCGCCGCTGGCAGGCGGAGGGTCGCATCGGTCACGTGGGCTTCTCCACCCATGGCCCCACAGCCTTGATTGCAGAGGCCTGCGATTCCGGTGCCTTCGATTACGTGAATCTGCACTGGTATTACATCCGCCAAGACAACAATCCCGCCCTGGATGCGGCCCGCCGTCAGGACATGGGGGTGTTCATCATCAGTCCCACCGACAAAGGAGGCCATCTGCACACGCCATCCCAACGGCTGTTGGAGCTTTGTGCACCGTTGCATCCCATCGTTTTCAACGACCTGTTTTGTCTCCAGGATCCGCGGGTGCACACCATCAGCGTGGGAGCGGCCCGGCCGGAGGATCTCGAGCTTCATCTGGAGGCGTTGCACTTGCTGCCGGATGCCGCGTCCTTGATTGCTCCGGTGGATCAGCGGCTTCGGCAAGCGGCCGATGAAGCGCTGGGTCGTGACTGGATGGCCACCTGGTCCGTCGGGCTTCCGCCTTGGTATGCGACGCCTGGGGGGATCAACCTGCCGGTGTTGCTTTGGTTGTACAACCTTCTGGAGGCCTGGGATCTCGAGAGTTATGCCAAGGCCCGATATGGGTTGTTGGGCTCCGGCGGGCACTGGTTTGCCGGTGCCAATGCCGATGGCTTTGATGGGGAGGTCAGTGCCGAAGACCTGCGGAGAGTCCTGCAGGAGAGCCCATGGCGTCAGCGCATCCCCGAGATCCTGCGCAGCCTCAAGCACCGGCTCAAGGGCGAATCCCAGATGCGCTTGTCGAGCGTCTGA
- the rsmG gene encoding 16S rRNA (guanine(527)-N(7))-methyltransferase RsmG — translation MAATAPEPAFWDALGWQPSQGQRDQLVELQGLLQSWNERVNLTRLVNGDDFWIGQVFDSLWPLAGELQSADEPQHWIDVGTGGGFPGLAVAIALPQSQVTLLDSVGRKTAAVEAMASSLGLADRVRVRTERIETTGRDRNFRGSFDRAVARAVAAAPVVAEYLVPLLKTDGQALLYRGQWNDADAVPFNRALRLLQARLMEVQHRQLPGDRGTRHLLRVQPNAPCPRSYPRAVGTPSRDPLGG, via the coding sequence ATGGCCGCCACCGCGCCTGAACCGGCGTTCTGGGACGCCCTGGGATGGCAGCCATCGCAAGGGCAACGCGACCAGCTGGTGGAGCTTCAAGGCCTCCTGCAGAGCTGGAATGAACGGGTCAACCTCACGCGCCTGGTGAACGGCGATGATTTCTGGATTGGTCAGGTCTTCGACAGTCTCTGGCCGCTGGCGGGGGAACTCCAGTCAGCGGACGAGCCGCAGCACTGGATTGATGTGGGGACCGGGGGCGGCTTCCCCGGTCTCGCCGTCGCCATTGCCCTGCCCCAGTCACAGGTGACCCTGCTGGATTCCGTCGGGCGCAAGACCGCCGCCGTGGAAGCCATGGCCAGCAGCCTGGGGCTTGCCGATCGGGTGCGGGTCCGCACCGAGCGGATCGAAACCACCGGGCGCGATCGCAACTTCCGCGGCAGCTTCGATCGAGCCGTAGCCCGGGCTGTGGCGGCAGCTCCTGTGGTGGCTGAATACCTCGTGCCCTTGCTGAAAACCGACGGCCAGGCCCTGCTGTATCGGGGCCAGTGGAATGACGCCGATGCCGTGCCGTTCAACAGAGCCCTGCGCCTACTGCAGGCCCGTCTGATGGAGGTGCAGCACCGGCAACTGCCCGGTGATCGCGGCACGCGTCATCTTCTGCGGGTGCAGCCGAACGCCCCCTGCCCCCGCAGCTACCCAAGGGCCGTGGGAACGCCCAGCCGAGATCCCCTTGGGGGCTAA